From Desulfobacterales bacterium, the proteins below share one genomic window:
- the miaB gene encoding tRNA (N6-isopentenyl adenosine(37)-C2)-methylthiotransferase MiaB — MIEYGQKVHINTIGCQMNVYDSGQMMAILNARGFEETGAPEAADVIIVNTCAIREKAVQKMASFIGRFSGLKSRNPGARIVVAGCVAQQLGRKIIERFPYVDIVVGTHAFPRLPAMLEQVSAGGGPLVETEMTESLEKTDTEMLLAHHQTDISEFVTIMRGCDNYCTYCVVPYVRGPEINRHPDDIVSEIRALVKSGMKEVTLLGQNVNSYGKKEGLCAFPELLEKVNAISGLRRIRFVTSHPKDLSDELIAAFARLEKLCRHIHLPVQSGSDRILKKMNRKYTADEYLDKVRRLRAAAPDMAVTTDIIAGFPGETEQDFKQTLDLIEQVEYDSLFAFEYSDRPDAPARHFKHKVAPDEKNRRLRELFALQETISRKKQQAMVGKTVEVLIEGESKRQQKLTDKDAQAPLELTGRTSGNRIVNFYRNTDCSLDIRDLKGQIISIKIEKAFSNSLWGIPAETASAEPQTKGGYVYVA; from the coding sequence TTGATTGAATATGGTCAAAAAGTTCATATCAACACCATCGGCTGCCAGATGAATGTTTACGATTCCGGGCAGATGATGGCGATTTTAAATGCCCGGGGGTTTGAGGAAACCGGGGCGCCGGAGGCGGCGGATGTAATTATTGTCAACACCTGCGCCATCCGGGAAAAGGCGGTTCAGAAAATGGCCTCCTTTATCGGCCGGTTTTCCGGGCTTAAAAGCAGAAACCCGGGGGCCCGGATCGTGGTGGCCGGCTGCGTGGCCCAGCAGCTGGGCAGAAAAATTATCGAGCGGTTTCCGTATGTCGATATTGTGGTGGGCACCCACGCCTTTCCGCGCCTGCCGGCCATGCTGGAACAAGTTTCAGCCGGCGGCGGCCCGCTGGTTGAGACGGAAATGACCGAGAGCCTTGAAAAAACCGATACGGAGATGCTGCTTGCGCATCACCAGACGGATATTTCCGAATTTGTGACCATCATGCGGGGCTGCGACAATTACTGCACCTACTGCGTGGTGCCCTATGTGCGCGGCCCTGAGATCAACCGGCATCCGGATGATATTGTTTCGGAAATCAGGGCCCTGGTCAAATCCGGCATGAAAGAGGTGACCCTCCTGGGCCAGAATGTCAACTCCTACGGCAAAAAAGAGGGCCTGTGCGCCTTTCCGGAGCTCCTTGAAAAAGTAAATGCCATAAGCGGTTTGAGACGCATCCGGTTTGTCACCTCCCACCCCAAGGATTTATCGGATGAGCTGATTGCCGCGTTTGCCCGGCTTGAAAAATTATGCCGCCACATCCATTTGCCGGTCCAGTCCGGCTCTGACCGGATCTTAAAAAAGATGAACCGGAAATATACGGCAGATGAATACCTGGATAAAGTCCGCCGTCTCAGGGCGGCAGCGCCGGATATGGCCGTTACCACGGATATTATTGCCGGGTTTCCGGGCGAGACCGAACAGGATTTCAAGCAGACGCTTGATTTGATTGAGCAGGTTGAATACGACAGCCTGTTTGCCTTTGAATATTCGGATCGGCCGGATGCGCCGGCCCGCCACTTCAAGCACAAGGTGGCCCCGGATGAGAAAAACCGCCGGCTGCGTGAACTCTTTGCCCTGCAGGAGACGATCTCCCGAAAGAAACAGCAGGCCATGGTGGGAAAAACCGTTGAAGTGTTGATTGAAGGGGAGAGCAAGCGGCAGCAAAAGCTAACCGACAAAGACGCTCAGGCGCCGCTTGAATTGACCGGCCGGACATCGGGCAACCGAATCGTCAACTTTTACCGGAATACCGATTGCAGCCTTGACATCCGGGATTTAAAAGGACAGATTATAAGTATTAAGATTGAAAAGGCATTTTCCAATTCACTCTGGGGGATTCCGGCTGAGACGGCATCTGCCGAGCCTCAAACCAAAGGAGGGTATGTATATGTTGCATGA
- a CDS encoding histidinol phosphate phosphatase domain-containing protein, translated as MIDLHAHSIFSDGALIPSELARRAEHKGLTAIGITDHGDFSNIDFIIPRVLGVAEILNRVMRIHVIPGIEITHVPPDLYAEIVTKSRELGAKIVIAHGETIAEPVAPGTNHAAVKAGVDVLAHPGLISEECMMAAREHGVLIEISARKGHCLTNGHVAGLAKDLGAKMVINTDAHAPGDLIDSNMARRVAAGAGLGEEDFVEMQKNAAAFLPADHFGRQV; from the coding sequence ATGATTGATCTGCACGCCCACTCCATTTTCAGCGACGGCGCCCTGATCCCTTCGGAACTGGCGAGAAGGGCCGAGCATAAGGGCTTGACCGCCATCGGGATCACTGATCACGGTGATTTTTCCAATATTGATTTTATCATTCCCCGGGTTCTGGGGGTCGCTGAAATCCTGAACCGGGTGATGCGCATTCACGTGATCCCCGGCATCGAGATTACCCATGTGCCGCCCGACCTGTATGCCGAAATTGTGACCAAGTCCCGTGAACTGGGCGCAAAGATAGTGATCGCGCACGGGGAAACCATCGCCGAACCCGTGGCGCCGGGGACCAATCATGCGGCCGTCAAGGCGGGGGTGGATGTGCTGGCCCATCCCGGCTTAATCAGCGAAGAATGTATGATGGCCGCCCGTGAGCATGGGGTGTTGATAGAGATTTCCGCCCGCAAGGGCCATTGCCTGACCAACGGGCATGTGGCTGGATTGGCAAAGGATCTCGGCGCTAAAATGGTGATTAATACGGATGCGCATGCGCCCGGGGATCTGATTGATTCAAATATGGCCCGCCGGGTGGCGGCCGGGGCCGGACTGGGGGAAGAGGATTTCGTGGAAATGCAGAAAAACGCTGCTGCTTTTCTCCCGGCCGATCATTTCGGCCGCCAGGTATAG
- a CDS encoding 2-amino-3,7-dideoxy-D-threo-hept-6-ulosonate synthase, with translation MTILGKQIRMERVVDRNSGRTLIVPLDHGVTVGPIYGISDIKTTVGSIAEGGATAIVEHKGLVGAGHRKRGGDIGLIIHLSASTSLSPTPHSKALVCTVEEALKLGADAVSIHVNIGDSQESEMLKDFGRVSYEARTWGLPLLAMVYPRGEKIKDEYDVSVVKHAARLGCEMGADLVKVSYTGSPESFREVVDGCTVPVVIAGGAKMDSDKDILEMVKGSLEAGGAGVSIGRNVFQHDDPTKMVRAMAHVVFENGTVEDALKMLEG, from the coding sequence ATGACGATTCTTGGCAAACAAATCCGCATGGAACGGGTGGTTGATCGCAATTCCGGCAGAACCCTGATTGTGCCCCTGGATCACGGGGTAACTGTGGGCCCGATTTACGGAATCAGCGACATTAAGACCACGGTTGGCAGTATTGCCGAAGGCGGAGCAACAGCCATCGTCGAACATAAGGGACTGGTCGGGGCCGGTCACAGAAAACGCGGGGGCGACATCGGCCTGATCATCCATTTATCCGCTTCAACCAGCCTGTCCCCCACGCCACACTCCAAGGCCCTTGTCTGTACAGTGGAGGAGGCCTTAAAGCTTGGCGCGGATGCAGTATCCATCCACGTAAACATCGGGGACAGCCAGGAGAGCGAGATGTTGAAAGATTTCGGCCGGGTCAGCTATGAGGCCAGAACCTGGGGGCTTCCGCTGCTGGCCATGGTTTATCCGCGGGGTGAAAAAATTAAGGATGAATATGATGTTTCTGTGGTAAAACATGCGGCACGGCTTGGCTGTGAAATGGGCGCGGATTTGGTGAAGGTCTCATACACCGGATCACCGGAGAGCTTCCGGGAAGTGGTGGACGGCTGTACCGTTCCGGTGGTGATTGCCGGGGGCGCGAAAATGGACTCTGACAAGGATATCCTCGAGATGGTGAAGGGCTCGCTTGAAGCCGGTGGCGCCGGCGTCTCCATCGGCAGAAACGTATTCCAGCATGATGATCCCACCAAAATGGTCCGCGCCATGGCGCATGTCGTTTTTGAAAACGGGACGGTAGAGGACGCATTGAAAATGCTTGAGGGATGA
- a CDS encoding TetR/AcrR family transcriptional regulator — MPSDKSTFKQLREDEREVRKQLIIKAAMELFEEKSFHDIGMRDIAVKAGVSAASIYRYFPSRDDLFVEALIQDINHIEQRLQERVDKGESVEDLGIAVVDYLIDNEATFQMMCHFMIRGELNPQALKKFNGVQRYFLKMFENVLKQMEGAENLRLNTQAFFASLAGVVLTFRNYPGRTADEKRRAMHKLALLIMHQSAIDALEKA; from the coding sequence ATGCCGTCTGATAAATCGACTTTCAAACAGTTACGGGAAGATGAAAGGGAGGTAAGAAAGCAGCTTATTATTAAAGCGGCCATGGAGCTTTTTGAGGAAAAATCGTTTCATGACATCGGCATGCGCGATATCGCCGTCAAAGCCGGGGTTTCCGCAGCTTCCATTTATCGTTATTTTCCGAGCCGGGATGACCTGTTTGTGGAAGCTCTGATCCAGGACATCAATCACATTGAACAGCGCCTGCAGGAGCGGGTCGATAAGGGGGAGAGCGTTGAGGATCTGGGCATTGCGGTGGTTGATTATCTGATTGACAATGAGGCGACATTCCAGATGATGTGCCATTTCATGATTCGCGGGGAACTCAATCCCCAGGCCCTGAAAAAGTTCAACGGGGTGCAGCGTTATTTCTTAAAAATGTTTGAAAATGTGTTAAAGCAGATGGAAGGCGCAGAGAATCTGCGGCTTAACACCCAGGCATTTTTTGCATCCCTTGCCGGCGTGGTGCTGACCTTCCGGAATTATCCCGGCCGCACGGCCGATGAAAAACGCCGGGCCATGCACAAGCTGGCCTTGTTGATCATGCATCAGAGCGCAATTGATGCGCTGGAAAAAGCCTGA
- a CDS encoding ribonuclease Z, which produces MPPFVSPWLVNAPSGDPGLFVPFLYDRFAYLFDMGDIRPLSSRNLLKISHVFVSHTHMDHFIGFDALLRIILGREKTLHLFGPAGFLANVEGKLSGYAWNLVNNYSNSLVLKATELTDMYRITRTFSCPHQFQSVAEDVRQSTDMPAVLYQDAGHKVTAAILDHGLPCLGFSLEEHFRINIRKDALNRLGLQAGPWLYALKQAIYNQEAPDTPISVPTDQNNGEEQIFRLGDLTDELAIISKGQKISYIADAAYTPANLSKIRKLAMQSDHLFIEAPFLDADQAHATRKNHLTARQAGEIAGLANARRFTLFHFSPRYTAAASEFYAEANTAYEAAAAKQT; this is translated from the coding sequence ATGCCCCCGTTTGTCTCCCCATGGCTTGTCAATGCGCCATCCGGTGATCCGGGCCTGTTTGTGCCCTTCTTATACGATCGATTTGCCTATCTTTTCGACATGGGCGATATCCGCCCCCTCTCATCCCGAAACCTGCTGAAAATCAGTCATGTATTCGTAAGCCACACCCACATGGACCATTTTATCGGGTTCGATGCCCTGCTCCGCATCATTCTGGGCCGGGAAAAAACGCTTCACCTGTTCGGGCCGGCGGGATTTCTGGCCAATGTGGAGGGAAAACTCTCCGGATATGCCTGGAACCTGGTCAACAATTACAGCAACTCGCTTGTTCTGAAAGCCACGGAGCTGACGGATATGTACCGGATCACCCGCACGTTTTCCTGCCCGCATCAGTTTCAGTCAGTGGCCGAGGATGTGCGCCAGAGCACCGATATGCCGGCGGTTTTATATCAGGATGCCGGGCATAAGGTAACTGCCGCGATCCTGGACCACGGCCTGCCCTGTCTCGGATTTTCGCTTGAAGAGCATTTCCGGATCAATATTCGAAAGGATGCCCTGAATCGCCTCGGCCTGCAGGCCGGTCCCTGGCTGTATGCGCTTAAACAGGCCATATACAATCAGGAAGCACCGGATACGCCCATCTCTGTGCCGACAGATCAAAATAACGGTGAGGAGCAGATTTTTCGACTGGGGGATCTAACGGATGAACTGGCAATAATCAGCAAAGGACAGAAAATCAGCTATATCGCGGATGCGGCCTATACCCCGGCAAACCTCTCAAAAATCCGAAAACTGGCAATGCAATCGGATCACCTGTTTATCGAGGCACCTTTTCTTGATGCGGACCAGGCGCATGCCACGCGGAAAAACCATTTAACCGCCCGCCAAGCCGGTGAAATCGCCGGTCTGGCAAATGCCCGGCGGTTTACCCTGTTTCATTTCTCACCGCGGTATACAGCAGCCGCAAGTGAATTTTATGCAGAGGCAAATACAGCCTATGAAGCGGCGGCGGCAAAGCAGACATAA
- a CDS encoding DUF4911 domain-containing protein produces the protein MQENKTFESTSRQLFRVDRKAVCYIKFIFEAYDGIAQMETIDPHAALIALYVAPGCEAEVDAVLNDLRKEYLMEHIN, from the coding sequence ATGCAGGAAAACAAAACATTTGAATCCACCAGCCGGCAGTTATTCCGGGTGGACCGAAAGGCGGTGTGCTATATCAAGTTTATCTTCGAAGCCTATGACGGTATCGCCCAGATGGAAACCATTGATCCCCATGCGGCCTTAATTGCCCTATATGTCGCACCCGGATGCGAAGCTGAGGTGGACGCGGTATTAAATGATTTGCGGAAAGAATATTTGATGGAGCATATCAATTGA
- a CDS encoding DUF3369 domain-containing protein — translation MTERVHTSSGQRSETRRHNASQGGPAPWKIIIADDDPDVHNITRLVLDDYEFEGRPLKFLSAYSGEETKALIAAHPDTAIILLDVVMETDDSGLQVVRHIRRELENHFVRIILRTGQPGKAPEKDVIINYDINEYKEKTELTVQKLFTTITSALRAHRDLRIIEKNRNGLEQIIHSTGKLFEHKSLKAFAQGVLTQLISILRLDESAVYIEFSGFSAFKEKNDFLVLAGTGKYEHAVDQYVSRIFSKDVLNYLQMAIDRNESLFVDDVYVGYFETKSGKKHLLFLRNCGHLSKMDRDLVRIFSNNVAVAFDNLLLNREIVDTHKEMLLRLGEVLENRSKETGKHAHRVAIFCYLLALKAGLSRDDADLLRLVAPMHDVGKVAVSDEILFKPGRLTHEEFEEIKHHSTIGYDIFKSSDRRIMKASAIVAQQHHEHWDGTGYPNGLKGEAIHIFGRITGLADVFDSLTHWRVYKEKWHIDKVVALIRDQRGRRFDPQLVDIFLKSVDEFEAINNRYPD, via the coding sequence ATGACGGAGCGCGTCCATACCAGCAGCGGCCAACGGTCCGAGACCCGGCGGCACAATGCATCACAAGGCGGGCCGGCGCCCTGGAAAATTATTATTGCCGACGATGATCCGGATGTGCACAACATTACCCGACTGGTGCTTGATGACTACGAGTTTGAAGGCCGACCGCTTAAGTTTTTAAGCGCCTACTCCGGCGAAGAAACCAAGGCGTTAATCGCCGCCCACCCGGATACGGCGATCATTCTTCTCGATGTGGTGATGGAAACCGATGACTCCGGCCTGCAGGTGGTGCGCCATATACGGCGTGAGCTTGAAAATCATTTTGTCCGCATTATTCTGCGGACCGGTCAGCCGGGCAAGGCGCCGGAAAAAGATGTGATTATCAACTATGATATCAATGAATACAAAGAGAAAACCGAGTTAACCGTTCAGAAGCTTTTCACCACCATCACCTCTGCGCTTAGGGCACACCGGGATTTGCGGATTATTGAGAAAAACCGAAACGGCCTGGAGCAGATCATTCACTCCACCGGCAAGCTCTTTGAGCATAAGTCGCTTAAGGCATTTGCCCAGGGCGTGCTGACGCAGCTGATCTCCATTTTGCGCCTGGATGAAAGCGCGGTGTATATTGAGTTTTCAGGCTTCAGCGCATTCAAGGAGAAAAATGATTTTTTGGTGCTCGCCGGCACGGGTAAGTATGAACATGCCGTGGATCAGTATGTGAGCCGGATTTTTTCCAAAGATGTGCTGAATTATCTGCAGATGGCCATTGACAGAAATGAAAGCCTGTTCGTGGACGATGTTTACGTAGGCTATTTTGAAACCAAAAGCGGAAAAAAACATCTGCTGTTCCTAAGAAACTGCGGCCATCTGAGCAAAATGGATCGGGATTTGGTCCGGATCTTTTCTAATAACGTGGCGGTGGCGTTTGATAACCTGCTGTTGAATAGAGAAATCGTGGATACGCACAAGGAAATGCTGCTGAGACTGGGCGAGGTGCTTGAAAATCGATCAAAGGAAACCGGCAAGCATGCGCACCGGGTTGCCATATTCTGCTATCTTCTGGCATTAAAGGCTGGCTTGAGCCGGGATGACGCTGATCTGCTGCGGCTTGTGGCGCCGATGCATGACGTGGGCAAGGTGGCCGTATCAGATGAAATCCTTTTCAAGCCCGGCCGCCTGACGCACGAGGAATTTGAAGAGATCAAGCATCACAGCACCATCGGGTATGATATTTTTAAAAGCTCAGATCGCCGAATTATGAAGGCTTCGGCGATTGTGGCCCAGCAGCACCATGAGCACTGGGACGGCACCGGCTACCCCAACGGCCTTAAGGGTGAAGCGATTCATATCTTCGGCCGGATCACCGGTCTGGCTGATGTGTTTGACTCATTGACGCACTGGCGCGTATACAAGGAGAAGTGGCATATCGATAAAGTCGTAGCGCTTATTCGAGACCAGCGGGGGCGCCGTTTTGATCCGCAGCTGGTGGATATTTTCTTAAAAAGCGTGGATGAATTTGAGGCAATCAACAACCGCTATCCGGATTAA
- a CDS encoding bifunctional nuclease family protein: protein MLHEVSVGGLAMDPSSNAPILLLNAVNKDFSIPIWIGLLEAASIASVLQDISFDRPMTHDLFKNFIEKLNVTVPKIEVCDLKDNTFFAKIYCVAGDEEFIMDARPSDAIALALRLKSAIFVDERVVERLKVKDGEYESLDDSEQGKEWEEYLKNLSPDDFGKYKV from the coding sequence ATGTTGCATGAGGTGTCTGTTGGCGGTCTGGCCATGGACCCGTCATCCAATGCCCCGATTCTTCTGCTGAACGCGGTTAATAAGGATTTTTCCATCCCCATCTGGATTGGCCTGCTGGAAGCCGCTTCCATCGCATCGGTGCTGCAGGATATTTCCTTTGATCGCCCGATGACCCATGACCTGTTCAAGAATTTCATTGAAAAACTCAATGTGACGGTTCCCAAAATAGAGGTCTGTGATCTAAAGGACAATACCTTTTTTGCCAAGATTTACTGCGTCGCCGGGGACGAAGAGTTCATCATGGATGCAAGGCCCAGCGACGCCATTGCCCTGGCGCTTCGGCTGAAAAGCGCCATATTTGTTGATGAGCGGGTGGTCGAGCGGCTGAAAGTCAAGGACGGCGAGTATGAAAGCCTGGATGACAGCGAACAGGGCAAAGAGTGGGAAGAATATCTCAAAAACCTCTCCCCGGATGATTTCGGCAAGTATAAAGTTTGA
- a CDS encoding iron-sulfur cluster assembly scaffold protein, which translates to MEDNAFNFWQDHSVQYLEMAFRRDKEGRLEHPDGYGIRTGDCGDTVEIFLIVDKGMIEEITYQVNGCVNTNACTNALIELAEKKDIDTAWAVTPEMIADYLETLPKDHYHCAELAVGALYQALADYNKKAVNL; encoded by the coding sequence ATGGAAGATAACGCATTCAATTTTTGGCAGGACCATTCCGTGCAGTATTTGGAAATGGCCTTTCGAAGGGATAAAGAGGGGCGGCTCGAGCATCCGGACGGATACGGTATCCGGACCGGTGACTGCGGGGATACCGTAGAAATATTCCTAATCGTCGATAAGGGCATGATTGAGGAAATCACCTATCAAGTAAACGGCTGCGTCAATACCAATGCCTGCACCAATGCGCTTATCGAGCTGGCTGAAAAAAAGGATATCGACACGGCATGGGCGGTGACGCCGGAAATGATCGCCGATTATCTGGAGACCCTGCCAAAAGATCACTACCACTGTGCCGAGTTGGCGGTCGGGGCCCTTTATCAGGCCCTGGCGGATTACAATAAGAAAGCCGTCAATCTTTGA
- the recJ gene encoding single-stranded-DNA-specific exonuclease RecJ produces the protein MEKRIHLMSPDENLIRQVRQKARCHPVTAAVLANRNITDEAAIREFFNPTFQSIPNGFSMADMTPAVNRIARAICHSEKILVFGDYDVDGITATTLLHEFLTACGAWVSWYIPHRVDEGYGLKTDHIHDAAAKNHIDLIITVDCGSGSGDAVIEANRRGIDVIITDHHAISDPMPPAAAVVNPCRCDCTAGTDCLAGVGVAFLLLVCLRKHLRDINYWTDHEEPNLKALCDLVALGTIADIVPLVNENRVLTKIGLEVINTRPRPGIQALIEVSGLGKNFISAEDIAFRLAPRLNAAGRMDHAKLAVKLLQEKTPETARELAETVHHLNTRRQNIENQIFKRICMYLEEKPELLARKSMVLASDDWHEGILGIVASRLARIYWRPVALLSFKNGVGKGSARSIPAVDLYQAISECAPCLDKFGGHPMAAGLSLKTESLEEFRAAFESAVSAMAGPADFEPYVHIDGILSLDRICEQLINELESLQPFGPENEEPLFCAKDVAVVNARPVGQGHLRLILKQQTARPHRPIDAIWFNVPPAYQDARFFTQIVYKLKWNYWNGDRRMQMIIEQASFD, from the coding sequence ATGGAAAAACGCATTCACCTGATGAGCCCTGATGAAAACCTGATCCGGCAGGTCCGGCAAAAGGCCCGCTGCCATCCGGTGACCGCGGCGGTACTTGCCAACCGAAACATTACAGACGAAGCCGCCATCCGGGAGTTCTTTAATCCCACGTTCCAATCCATTCCCAACGGATTCTCCATGGCCGATATGACGCCCGCCGTTAATCGCATCGCCCGCGCCATCTGCCACAGCGAAAAAATTCTGGTCTTTGGCGACTATGATGTGGACGGCATCACCGCCACCACCCTGCTCCATGAATTTTTGACAGCCTGCGGCGCATGGGTTTCCTGGTATATCCCGCATCGCGTGGATGAGGGCTATGGCCTGAAAACGGATCACATTCATGACGCGGCCGCCAAAAACCATATTGATCTCATTATAACGGTCGACTGCGGCTCCGGCAGCGGAGACGCCGTTATCGAAGCCAATCGCCGGGGAATTGACGTTATCATTACGGATCATCACGCCATTTCAGATCCCATGCCCCCGGCGGCCGCGGTGGTGAACCCCTGCCGCTGCGACTGCACCGCAGGAACCGACTGCCTGGCCGGGGTAGGCGTGGCCTTTCTGCTGCTGGTCTGTCTGCGAAAGCACCTTCGCGATATCAATTACTGGACGGACCATGAAGAGCCCAATCTGAAGGCCCTGTGTGATCTGGTGGCCCTGGGCACGATCGCCGACATCGTTCCCCTGGTCAATGAAAACCGGGTGCTGACAAAAATCGGGCTTGAAGTGATAAACACCCGCCCCAGGCCCGGCATCCAGGCCCTGATCGAAGTCAGCGGGCTGGGCAAAAACTTTATTTCCGCCGAAGATATCGCCTTTCGCCTCGCCCCGCGCTTAAATGCCGCAGGCCGCATGGATCATGCCAAACTGGCTGTGAAACTACTTCAGGAAAAAACCCCTGAGACCGCCCGGGAACTCGCCGAAACCGTCCATCATCTGAATACCCGGCGGCAAAACATTGAAAACCAGATTTTTAAGCGCATCTGCATGTACCTTGAGGAAAAGCCTGAACTGCTTGCCAGAAAATCCATGGTGCTTGCCAGTGATGACTGGCATGAAGGGATCCTGGGCATCGTGGCCTCGCGCCTGGCCAGAATTTACTGGCGGCCGGTGGCGCTTCTCTCGTTTAAGAATGGGGTGGGCAAAGGCTCGGCCCGGAGCATTCCGGCTGTTGATCTGTATCAGGCCATTTCTGAATGCGCACCCTGCCTGGATAAATTCGGCGGACACCCCATGGCCGCGGGCTTGAGCCTCAAAACCGAGAGCCTGGAAGAATTCAGGGCGGCCTTTGAATCTGCGGTATCCGCAATGGCCGGACCGGCGGATTTTGAGCCCTATGTCCATATTGACGGCATCCTCTCCCTTGACCGGATTTGCGAGCAGCTCATCAATGAACTCGAGTCCCTTCAGCCTTTTGGGCCGGAAAACGAAGAGCCCCTTTTCTGCGCCAAAGATGTGGCGGTGGTAAACGCCCGGCCGGTTGGCCAGGGGCATCTGCGGCTCATTTTAAAACAGCAGACAGCCAGACCCCATAGACCCATTGATGCGATCTGGTTTAATGTGCCGCCGGCATATCAGGATGCCCGGTTTTTTACGCAGATTGTCTACAAACTCAAATGGAATTACTGGAACGGGGACCGCCGGATGCAGATGATCATTGAACAGGCCTCGTTTGATTAA